One part of the Lapillicoccus jejuensis genome encodes these proteins:
- a CDS encoding glycoside hydrolase family 3 N-terminal domain-containing protein → MTPTRRTATAPDRPWLDPALDVERRVDLLVDAMTTEEKAAQLTQVDNLEPGRDADLLRRGVGSSLYASGATAGNVRDGGVLASAVDECQRLAVEGSRLGVPVLFGRDVIHGHRTVAPIPLGLAATFDVDLLRRVSALAAREASTEGVAWTFAPMMDISEEPRWGRVAESLGESPVLAGRLAAAMVEGFQGTARERRDGAREQQGGRPTLGATAKHYVGYGLVQGGRDYDTVTVGENTLRNLHLRPFRDAVDAGVMAVMAAFNDVDGVPMHAHRHLLRDVLKGEWGFDGVVVADWNGIGQLVNQGVAADLRDAARQALLAGVDLDMCSGAYLDHLPDLVEDGEVPLDLVDDAVRRVLRMKLRLGLFESPYTDPSRTLAAPGPQERALAREAAARSMVLVKNDGLLPLHANIGKIHLAGPFVHDGDALLGTWVLDGRGEEVVTPAQAFAERLAAEDLVVSDGRFSDVAMSMVREAEVTVAVVGEHRSRSGEDRCISTLELPAGQLEVLEEMAGLGKPLVVVVHTGRPLELGRVLELADAVLVAWHPGTEAGHALTDVVFGDVSPSGRLPMTFPRTVGHIPSSSHERPTGRPIDRDRDRQLGRYLNSLVFPELTFGYGLTYTHMEYGDLEASRTTLPVKGNGSVSVSVEVTNTGVRAGREVVQLYVRDLVADVTRPLVELADWRVVDLEPGESTKVVFKVTPRMFGYHDRELRWRVDPGEVDVMVGPNAAYFSRVRLTLVDGK, encoded by the coding sequence GTGACCCCGACCCGCCGCACCGCCACCGCCCCCGACCGCCCGTGGCTCGACCCCGCCCTCGACGTGGAGCGCCGCGTCGACCTGCTCGTCGACGCGATGACGACCGAGGAGAAGGCGGCCCAGCTCACCCAGGTCGACAACCTCGAGCCCGGCCGCGACGCGGACCTCCTGCGCCGCGGCGTCGGCTCGAGCCTCTACGCGAGCGGGGCGACGGCGGGCAACGTCCGCGACGGCGGCGTGCTCGCGTCGGCCGTCGACGAGTGCCAGCGGCTCGCGGTCGAGGGGTCGCGGCTGGGTGTCCCCGTCCTCTTCGGCCGGGACGTCATCCACGGGCACCGCACCGTGGCCCCCATCCCCCTCGGGCTGGCCGCCACCTTCGACGTCGACCTGCTGCGCCGGGTCAGCGCGCTCGCCGCCCGCGAGGCGAGCACCGAGGGCGTCGCCTGGACCTTCGCCCCGATGATGGACATCTCCGAGGAGCCGCGCTGGGGGCGGGTCGCGGAGTCGCTGGGCGAGTCCCCCGTCCTCGCCGGCCGGCTCGCCGCCGCCATGGTCGAGGGCTTCCAGGGCACCGCGCGCGAGCGGCGCGACGGGGCCCGCGAGCAGCAGGGGGGGCGGCCCACGCTCGGCGCGACGGCCAAGCACTACGTCGGCTACGGGCTCGTCCAGGGCGGGCGCGACTACGACACGGTCACCGTCGGCGAGAACACCCTGCGCAACCTGCACCTGCGACCGTTCCGCGACGCCGTCGACGCCGGCGTGATGGCCGTCATGGCCGCCTTCAACGACGTCGACGGCGTGCCCATGCACGCGCACCGGCACCTGCTGCGCGACGTCCTCAAGGGCGAGTGGGGCTTCGACGGCGTCGTCGTCGCGGACTGGAACGGCATCGGCCAGCTGGTCAACCAGGGCGTCGCCGCCGACCTGCGCGACGCCGCCCGGCAGGCGCTGCTCGCCGGGGTCGACCTCGACATGTGCTCGGGCGCCTACCTCGACCACCTGCCCGACCTGGTCGAGGACGGCGAGGTCCCGCTCGACCTCGTCGACGACGCGGTGCGCCGGGTGCTGCGGATGAAGCTGCGGCTCGGGCTGTTCGAGTCGCCGTACACCGACCCGTCGCGGACGCTCGCCGCCCCCGGACCGCAGGAGCGGGCCCTGGCCCGCGAGGCCGCCGCCCGCTCGATGGTCCTCGTGAAGAACGACGGGCTGCTGCCGCTGCACGCCAACATCGGCAAGATCCACCTGGCCGGACCGTTCGTCCACGACGGCGACGCGCTGCTGGGGACCTGGGTGCTGGACGGGCGGGGCGAGGAGGTCGTCACCCCGGCGCAGGCCTTCGCCGAGCGGCTCGCGGCCGAGGACCTCGTCGTCTCCGACGGACGCTTCTCCGACGTCGCCATGTCGATGGTCCGCGAGGCCGAGGTGACCGTCGCCGTCGTCGGCGAGCACCGCAGCCGCAGCGGCGAGGACCGCTGCATCAGCACGCTCGAGCTGCCCGCCGGCCAGCTCGAGGTGCTCGAGGAGATGGCCGGGCTCGGCAAGCCGCTCGTCGTGGTCGTGCACACCGGCCGGCCGCTCGAGCTGGGACGGGTCCTCGAGCTCGCGGACGCCGTCCTCGTCGCGTGGCACCCCGGCACCGAGGCCGGCCACGCGCTCACCGACGTCGTCTTCGGCGACGTCTCCCCCAGCGGGCGGCTCCCGATGACGTTCCCCCGCACCGTCGGCCACATCCCGAGCAGCTCGCACGAGCGCCCCACGGGGCGGCCGATCGACCGCGACCGCGACCGCCAGCTCGGCCGCTACCTCAACTCGCTCGTCTTCCCCGAGCTCACCTTCGGCTACGGGCTGACCTACACGCACATGGAGTACGGCGACCTCGAGGCCTCGCGGACCACGTTGCCCGTCAAGGGGAACGGCTCGGTCAGCGTCTCCGTCGAGGTGACCAACACCGGGGTGCGCGCCGGTCGCGAGGTCGTCCAGCTCTACGTGCGCGACCTCGTCGCCGACGTCACCCGGCCGCTCGTCGAGCTCGCCGACTGGCGGGTGGTCGACCTCGAGCCGGGCGAGTCGACCAAGGTCGTCTTCAAGGTGACGCCGCGGATGTTCGGCTACCACGACCGCGAGCTGCGCTGGCGCGTCGACCCCGGCGAGGTCGACGTCATGGTCGGCCCGAACGCGGCCTACTTCAGCCGGGTCCGGCTCACCCTGGTGGACGGGAAGTGA
- a CDS encoding beta-galactosidase, whose protein sequence is MTVELARHRILEDGEPRLVLAGEVHYFRVPREQWGQRLDLVREVGCTTVASYVPWLWHELPDGSIDVTGATRPERDLGAFLDLCHERGFDVLVRPGPFQMAELKNEGLPYRLHREHPEIVPTGWDGVPATTDTVDYLAPAFLAETRRWFDAVLPVVAARTVDRGGPVSMLQLDNEIGMLAWVSNSPDLTDDLLADLRRWCGATYGDALGDRYPLDADWRSVVESPDEEWAAALRVDLTRFVRGRFARYVRALTALVRGHGIDVPLCVNVHGTEGGNGVPFAIGVSQLVETWAGVPGLFAGSDHYLGDLSLDVTTDLHFVSAVMAAVNGPDQPLTSLEFEAGTGDYGGGADRLYDASTVDLKARLALAQGNRLINYYLLAGGVNPRLDEPVGDGNDRISHTGERHGTAAPIGPEGQQGIAFASTRDVTHVAARHAQWLADGDEELDDLAVGFWADAFATEYRYPGSAAMSAVVEDLERHRGPGPRKALWRSLLFSGYRFSGVDLTSEAPWPTVVALSVGRVLDADVQRRLAAHVTGGGALLLLGKVPTLDLQGRPCTLLADALGVRAGEVVADRRHRYGSVVGVGAAAPAGAERTSEVRAGWFELLEAVDDAAAEPVLRDADGRVCGLEVRAGAGRAVLLCAELPSWPEVFARLATHLGAAPGLVLSTDVPGVVVTTTRTPSDDRLLHLLAPQGYDAHVTVTEDGSPLAGGPLLVPARTGHLLALGLTLPWGRLLASSAELTAYDDTSLTLAPGLGDGRGGPGIWCVLQVPVGSRVVAPDADVEVVERADDVGTGGDEAGHGSSYRVVVRRSGPPAPLRVEVSPT, encoded by the coding sequence GTGACCGTCGAGCTCGCCCGCCACCGGATCCTCGAGGACGGCGAGCCGCGCCTGGTCCTCGCGGGCGAGGTCCACTACTTCCGGGTGCCGCGCGAGCAGTGGGGTCAGCGGCTCGACCTCGTCCGCGAGGTCGGGTGCACGACCGTGGCGTCGTACGTGCCGTGGCTGTGGCACGAGCTGCCCGACGGGAGCATCGACGTCACCGGCGCCACCCGTCCGGAGCGCGACCTGGGTGCGTTCCTCGACCTGTGCCACGAGCGCGGGTTCGACGTCCTCGTGCGACCCGGGCCGTTCCAGATGGCCGAGCTGAAGAACGAGGGGCTGCCCTACCGGCTCCACCGGGAGCACCCCGAGATCGTGCCGACCGGCTGGGACGGGGTGCCCGCGACGACGGACACCGTCGACTACCTCGCGCCGGCGTTCCTCGCCGAGACGCGGCGGTGGTTCGACGCGGTGCTGCCGGTCGTCGCGGCGCGGACGGTGGACCGGGGCGGTCCGGTCTCGATGCTCCAGCTGGACAACGAGATCGGGATGCTCGCCTGGGTGAGCAACTCCCCCGACCTCACCGACGACCTGCTCGCCGACCTGCGGCGGTGGTGCGGGGCGACGTACGGCGACGCCCTGGGGGACCGCTACCCGCTGGACGCCGACTGGCGCTCCGTCGTCGAGTCGCCGGACGAGGAGTGGGCGGCCGCGCTGCGCGTCGACCTCACCCGGTTCGTGCGCGGCCGCTTCGCGCGCTACGTGCGGGCGCTGACCGCCCTGGTGCGCGGGCACGGCATCGACGTGCCGCTCTGCGTCAACGTCCACGGCACCGAGGGCGGCAACGGCGTCCCGTTCGCCATCGGCGTGAGTCAGCTGGTCGAGACGTGGGCCGGCGTGCCGGGGCTGTTCGCCGGGTCGGACCACTACCTCGGCGACCTCAGCCTCGACGTGACGACGGACCTGCACTTCGTCTCCGCCGTGATGGCCGCGGTCAACGGCCCGGACCAGCCGCTGACGTCGCTCGAGTTCGAGGCGGGCACGGGCGACTACGGGGGCGGTGCCGACCGGCTGTACGACGCCTCGACCGTCGACCTCAAGGCGCGGCTCGCCCTCGCGCAGGGCAACCGGCTGATCAACTACTACCTGCTGGCGGGCGGGGTGAACCCGCGCCTCGACGAGCCGGTGGGCGACGGCAACGACCGGATCAGCCACACCGGCGAGCGGCACGGCACCGCGGCCCCGATCGGTCCCGAGGGGCAGCAGGGCATCGCGTTCGCGTCGACCCGCGACGTCACCCACGTCGCGGCGCGGCACGCGCAATGGCTCGCCGACGGCGACGAGGAGCTCGACGACCTCGCGGTCGGGTTCTGGGCCGACGCCTTCGCGACCGAGTACCGGTACCCGGGGTCGGCGGCGATGTCCGCCGTCGTCGAGGACCTCGAGCGGCACCGGGGGCCCGGGCCGCGCAAGGCCCTGTGGCGCTCGCTCCTGTTCTCCGGATACCGCTTCTCAGGAGTGGACCTGACGAGCGAAGCACCGTGGCCGACGGTCGTCGCGCTGTCCGTCGGCCGGGTCCTCGACGCCGACGTCCAGCGCCGGCTGGCCGCGCACGTCACCGGCGGGGGCGCGCTGCTGCTGCTGGGGAAGGTCCCGACGCTGGACCTCCAGGGGCGACCGTGCACCCTGCTCGCCGACGCGCTCGGCGTCCGCGCGGGCGAGGTGGTCGCGGATCGACGGCACCGCTACGGCTCGGTCGTCGGGGTCGGGGCGGCCGCCCCGGCGGGCGCGGAGCGGACGAGCGAGGTGCGCGCCGGCTGGTTCGAGCTGCTCGAGGCGGTCGACGACGCCGCGGCCGAGCCGGTGCTCCGCGACGCCGACGGTCGCGTGTGCGGGCTCGAGGTCCGCGCCGGCGCGGGTCGTGCGGTGCTGCTCTGCGCCGAGCTGCCGTCGTGGCCCGAGGTGTTCGCCCGGTTGGCCACCCACCTCGGCGCCGCGCCCGGGCTGGTGCTGAGCACCGACGTCCCGGGGGTCGTCGTCACGACGACCCGCACCCCGTCGGACGACCGGCTGCTGCACCTGCTCGCGCCCCAGGGCTACGACGCCCACGTCACCGTCACCGAGGACGGCTCACCGCTCGCCGGCGGCCCGCTCCTCGTCCCGGCCCGCACCGGTCACCTGCTCGCCCTCGGGCTCACCCTCCCCTGGGGTCGGCTGCTCGCCTCCAGCGCCGAGCTGACGGCGTACGACGACACCTCGCTCACCCTCGCGCCCGGGCTGGGCGACGGCCGGGGTGGTCCCGGCATCTGGTGCGTCCTGCAGGTGCCCGTCGGCTCCCGGGTCGTCGCACCCGACGCGGACGTCGAGGTGGTGGAGCGCGCCGACGACGTCGGCACCGGCGGCGACGAGGCGGGGCACGGGTCGTCGTACCGCGTCGTGGTCCGCCGGTCGGGCCCCCCGGCCCCCCTGCGGGTCGAGGTCTCCCCCACCTGA
- a CDS encoding S8 family peptidase, with protein MPYRTTPVVPPAAGEVARPPQPPILGDTLARVNGHVLVPERAGTVAGHPVNPTAYVGDELLVQGRTEGEAMAALVEAATRTGQRLAPSTAASGKRQAYVDALSDRALAEVAERVWVTRLRLTPPEDPRAPRPDAWSVLQAYRELVGPQEQELTVGLNHLVTLAGGPTITGEPYITGPATTGTPYITGPATSGLPYITGPAGGGLPYITGPGALGNRQPVTWLGELPAPTVADLATRRPVVAVLDTGLGQHDWLVAPHAVLGAQVGGESIGLGSDVVDAELLGVRNPLAGDLDLDAGHGTFIAGIVRQICPEAQVLAIRVMPSGGVVDEHQLTIALNKLLVRQARAQLLGHADELVDVLNLSLGFYHETPDDVAFSGVLGGTLDQLGRLGVAVVAAAGNDASSVPMFPAGLASRQQGADEPGDRVPLLAVGALNPSGSIAIFSNAGPWVSCHRPGANVVSTLPTTFNGSLQPQLATADGRSSIDPDNYSGGFGIWSGTSFAAPVLAAELACELARGGALDGAGAAAAVDRGWAAVSACVGWRRP; from the coding sequence ATGCCCTACCGCACCACCCCCGTCGTCCCGCCCGCCGCGGGCGAGGTCGCCCGGCCGCCGCAGCCGCCGATCCTCGGCGACACCCTCGCGCGGGTCAACGGGCACGTCCTCGTCCCCGAGCGCGCGGGGACGGTCGCCGGGCACCCGGTCAACCCGACGGCGTACGTCGGCGACGAGCTCCTCGTCCAGGGCCGCACCGAGGGCGAGGCGATGGCCGCGCTCGTCGAGGCGGCGACCCGGACGGGGCAGCGGCTCGCGCCGTCGACCGCCGCGAGCGGCAAGCGGCAGGCGTACGTCGACGCGCTGTCCGACCGCGCGCTGGCCGAGGTCGCGGAGCGGGTGTGGGTGACCCGGCTGCGGCTGACCCCGCCCGAGGACCCGCGAGCGCCCCGACCCGATGCCTGGAGCGTGCTGCAGGCCTACCGGGAGCTCGTGGGCCCGCAGGAGCAGGAGCTCACCGTCGGGCTCAACCACCTCGTCACCCTGGCGGGCGGGCCGACGATCACCGGCGAGCCCTACATCACCGGCCCGGCGACGACCGGGACGCCGTACATCACCGGACCCGCGACGAGCGGGCTGCCCTACATCACCGGACCCGCCGGCGGCGGGCTGCCGTACATCACCGGTCCGGGCGCGCTCGGGAACCGCCAGCCGGTCACCTGGCTGGGCGAGCTGCCCGCCCCGACGGTGGCCGACCTCGCCACCCGCCGTCCCGTCGTCGCCGTCCTCGACACGGGGCTGGGGCAGCACGACTGGCTCGTCGCGCCGCACGCCGTCCTCGGCGCTCAGGTCGGCGGCGAGTCCATCGGCCTCGGCTCCGACGTCGTCGACGCCGAGCTGCTCGGGGTGCGCAACCCGTTGGCCGGGGACCTCGACCTCGACGCCGGGCACGGGACGTTCATCGCGGGCATCGTGCGCCAGATCTGCCCCGAGGCGCAGGTGCTGGCCATCCGGGTCATGCCGAGCGGCGGCGTCGTCGACGAGCACCAGCTGACGATCGCCCTCAACAAGCTGCTCGTGCGCCAGGCCCGGGCGCAGCTGCTCGGGCACGCCGACGAGCTCGTCGACGTCCTCAACCTCTCGCTCGGCTTCTACCACGAGACCCCCGACGACGTGGCCTTCAGCGGGGTCCTCGGCGGCACCCTCGACCAGCTCGGACGGCTCGGTGTCGCCGTCGTCGCCGCGGCCGGGAACGACGCCTCGTCGGTCCCGATGTTCCCCGCCGGCCTGGCCTCGCGGCAGCAGGGCGCCGACGAGCCCGGCGACCGGGTGCCGCTCCTCGCGGTCGGCGCCCTCAACCCGTCCGGCTCGATCGCGATCTTCTCCAACGCCGGGCCGTGGGTCAGCTGCCACCGCCCGGGCGCCAACGTCGTGAGCACGCTGCCGACGACGTTCAACGGCTCGCTCCAGCCGCAGCTGGCGACCGCCGACGGCCGCTCGTCGATCGACCCCGACAACTACTCGGGCGGCTTCGGCATCTGGAGCGGGACCTCCTTCGCCGCACCGGTGCTCGCCGCCGAGCTGGCGTGCGAGCTCGCCCGCGGCGGAGCCCTCGACGGGGCCGGCGCCGCGGCCGCCGTGGACCGCGGCTGGGCCGCCGTGAGCGCCTGCGTGGGGTGGCGACGCCCGTGA